From Hymenobacter sediminicola:
CGTCGTCGCCGGAAAGACTGCGGATATGGGAAGCAAACCCCTTGGTGGAGGTGAATACCTGCCGGGTATAGGCCAGGTTACGGCCTACGCCCATGTAGGGCTTTCCCCGCCACGCGAAAGACAGATACTGTCCGCCGGTAAGCAGGGTTTCAAACCGGATTAATTTATTTAAAAAACCTTCTTCCGGGGCATACGCTGAGTAGCCCAGCACCATGTCGGCGGGCTGCCGGAAGCCGTGCTGCATCCGGCTGATCCAGTGGCTGGTAGCCGGGATACAGTCGGCGTCGGTGAAGAGCAGTTGTGGATAGCGGGCCGTTTTGATGCCGAGCGTGAGGGCATATTTCTTGGGCGCCAGGCCAGCTGGTGTGCGGTCTACCGTCACGAGACGCACGTTGGGATAGTATTGCGCAAGCTGCTGCACATACAGGAATGTGTCGTCGTCGGAACGGTCGTCGATGAGCACGATTTCGAAGCCGGCGGGATATTCCTGGGTCAGCAACAGGGGCAATAGGCGGCGCAGATTTTCCAGCTCGTTGTGGGCGCACACCAGCACCGATACCGGCTGGGCAGCGGCCTCACCGGGCTCCGGCTCGGGCGGGCGGCTGGCGAAGGGCAAGAAGTAGTAGGCGGCGTAATACAGCTGCACCAGCACGCAAGCCAGCAGCAGCCAGATGGCCGGAGAAAAATCGAACGACAAAGCGGGGAAGTGAATTGGTTTGCAAAAGTAGGCATTCGGGGTGGGCGGAGTACCTTTGCAGCTGACTTAGTTGGCGGTTGCAGCTGGCCGGTTTGTAGGTCGTTGTTCTACCAACGGCCTCAACCACGCCCCCACTGCCCGCCCCCGACAACTCACTTCCCCGCATGACCTTTGACCTCGTAGCCAACGACCCGCACACCGAAGCCCGCGCCGGCGTGGTGCACACGGCCCATGGCGCCATAGAAACCCCCATTTTCATGCCCGTCGGGACGGCTGGCACGGTAAAAGCTGTGCAGCAGCGCGACCTGAAAAATGACGTGCAGGCTCAGATTATTCTCGGCAACACCTATCACCTCTATCTGCGCCCCGGCCTCGATGTGCTGCGCCAGGCCGGTGGCCTGCACAAATTTAACGGCTGGGACCGGCCCATTCTCACCGATTCGGGAGGCTACCAGGTGTACTCGCTGAGTGGCACGCGCAAAATCAAGGAGGAAGGCGTGAAGTTCCGCTCCCACATTGATGGCAGCCAGCATTTGTTTTCGCCGGAAGGCGTGATGGACATTCAGCGCACCATCGGGGCCGACATCATTATGGCCTTCGACGAGTGCACGCCTTGGCCCTGCGAGTACGACTACGCCGCCCGTTCCTTGGATATGACGCACCGCTGGCTGAAGCGCTGCATTCAGCGTTTCGACAGCACCGAGGGCCACTACGGCTACCAGCAGACACTCTTCCCGATTGTGCAGGGCTCTACGTTCAAGGATCTGCGCGTGAAGTCGGCGGAGTTTATTGCCGAGCAAGGCCGTGAGGGCAACGCTATTGGTGGTCTGAGCGTGGGCGAGCCGGCCGATATGATGTACGAAATGACCGAACTGGTCTGTGACATTCTGCCCAAAGACAAGCCGCGCTACCTGATGGGCGTGGGCACGCCGGCCAATATCCTGGAAAACATTGCGTTGGGCGTGGACATGTTCGACTGCGTGATGCCGACCCGCAACGCCCGCAACGGCATGTTGTTTACGACGCAGGGCATCATGAACGTGACCAACAGGAAGTGGGAAACCGACTTCGAGCCGATAGATGCTGAACTGGGTGGCTACGTTAGCACGTTCTATTCGCGCAGCTATGTGCGCCACCTGTTCCAGAGCAAGGAAATGCTGGGGCCGCAGATTGCCTCCGTTCACAACCTCACCTTCTATCTGTGGCTCGTGAAGCAGGCCCGCCAGCAGATTTTGGCCGGCACTTTCCGCGAGTGGAAGGAGAAGATGGTGAAGCAGGTAATGACGCGGCTGTAACGTATACTGGGCCATCATGCTGAGCGGTGTCGGAGCCTCTCTGCCGCTTCTACTCCGCTCAGCATGACGTTCTAACACACCACAATGCGAATTCTCGATAAGTACATTCTTCAGAAATTCCTCACGGCCTTCTTCTTCACGGTGGTGGTGCTGGTGATGGTAATTTGCGTGATTGACTTCACGGAGAAGAACGACGACTTTATCCAGCACAACCTGGGGGCGTGGCAGATTATCACGGAGTATTACGTGAACCTGTTTCCGTATTACGCCAATCTGCTCTCCCCTATCACCGTGTTTATTGCGGTGGTGTTCGTGACGGCGCAGCTGGCCGCACGCACCGAAATTGTGGCTATTCTGGCTTCGGGTGTGAGTTTTAAGCGGCTGCTGGTGCCGTATATGATGGGCAGTTTGGTACTGGGCATCATCACAATGGCTCTCACCGGCTGGATCATTCCGTACGCCAACAAGACGCGGGTGGAGTTTGAGCGGAAGTACATCAAAAACCCCTACCGCTTCAGTGGCCGCAACGTGCACATCAAGGTCGGGCCGAAGAGCTACGCCTTCATGGAGAGCTACGACAATGTGAACAACGTGGGCTACAAGTTTGCGCTGGAAACCATTGAGGGCACCCTACTCAAGCGCCGCCTGACGGCCGAAGCCATTACCTGGGACTCCACAAAGCGCGCCTGGCGCCTGACACCACAGCTGGTGCGCACCATCCAGGGGCAGAAGGAAACGTTGCTTTCGTTGCCCGCCCGCGACACCACGCTCAACCTCTATCCCAAGGATTTTGCCAGCACCTACCGCCTCAGCGAAACGCTGACGCTGCCTGAGTTGAACAAGTTCATCCAGCAAAAGATAGACCGGGGCGCGGCCGACACTCAGATCTATCTGAGCGAGAAATATGAGCGATACGCCTACCCGTACGCTATTTTCATCCTTACTATCATCGGAGTAATTATGAGTGCGCGCAAGAGCCGGGCGGGCGTAGGCGGGCAAATTGCGCTGGGGTTTGTGCTGGCCTTTGTGTTTATCATCTTCGTGATTCTGAGCCGCAACTTCGCGCAGGTCGGCTCCCTTTCTCCGCTGCTGGCCGCCTGGATTCCCAGCATCGTTTTCACTGGTATTGGGCTGATGCTGTACCGGGTGGTGCCACGGTAGCTTCGTTGAGTGAACAGGTGAATAAGAGGATGGCTGTGCCACCTTACGCACTTATTTGCTCCTTCCCCCTTTCAATTATTCACTCATTCAATGCTCAAAGACTACCTGCGCCTGCATTTCATCGTCCTGCTCTGGGGCTTCACGGCCATTCTGGGCAAGCTGATTTCGGTGCCGCCGGTAGAGTTGGTGTTCTGGCGGACGCTGCTGGCGGCAGCCGGATTACTGGGGCTGCTGGCCCTGCGTCGGCAGCCGTGGCGGATGCCGGCCGGCGAGGCGCTACGTCTGCTGGGCGTGGGTGCGCTGGTAGCCGCCCACTGGATTACATTTTTTCTGGCGGCTCGCCTTTCCTCAGTGAGTGTATGCCTGGCCGGTATGGCCACGCTCGCCCTCTGGACGTCGCTGCTGGAGCCGCTGCTGCTGTGGCGGCGGGTGCGTTTCTACGAGGTGGGCTTGGGCTTGCTGACGATGGTCGGCCTCTACATTGTGGCGCAGGCCGTGTACGGCCACCCGGCCCCGGCTGCTAAAGGTGCAGTTTCGGAGCAGGGCCAGTTGCTGGGGCTGGGCGTAGCGGTTATTTCGGCGGGCCTGTCGGCGCTGTTCAGCGTGCTGAACTCCACGCTGGTGAAGCGCTACACGCCCATGCGCCTCACACTGTATGAAATGGCTGGCGCCTGCCTGAGCATTGCGCTATTTATGCCTCTCTACAGCCGTTATTTCACCGAAGGCCGTGGCCTGCAGTTGGTCCTCGGTGGCTACGACTGGCTGTGGATGTTTCTACTGGCCGGCGCCTGCACGGTGTACGCCTTTTCTTCCTCCGTCGAGCTGATGAAGCGGATTTCGGCCTTTGTCGTGAACCTAACCATCAACCTGGAGCCGGTGTATGGCATCTTGCTGGCCGTGGGCATGTACACGCTCCGGGTGCCTGGTTTCGGGCAGGAACGGCTTTCCACGGGCTTCTACATTGGTACGCTGGTCATTCTGCTCAGTGTACTCATCCATCCGGTGCTGGACCAATGGAACAAGCGCCGCCAGCGCAAAGCAGAAGCGGCAGAAGCCGTAGTGTAGCGTCAAGCTACAGCCGCCCGTCCCACACCAGATACTCCGTCGGCAGATTCAGTTTCGGGGGCTGCTCCTGGCCCGGAAACAGGCCGTACACGGCCGAGCCGGAGCCAGAAAGGCTGGCGTAGGCGGCTCCCGCATCATACAGCTTACGCTTAATTTCACCGAGCACCGGGTAGAAAGGCGTCAGGGCATCTTCGAAGTCGTTGCTGACGGTGTCGCGCCAGGTTTCCAGAGGCTGCGCCAATGCCGTGCGTAACTCGTGACGCGGCGGGCGGGGCATCACGCGGCTATACGCTTCGGCAGTGCTGACGTGCAGGCCCGGGTACACGACTTTGCAGGCGGTGCCGGTCAGGTTGAGGCTGATATCCTCGAATACGTCGCCTTTCTCGTACGCGAAAACCGGCTTATTCTGAATGAAAAAGGCGCAGTCGGAACCCAGCCGGCGGGCATAGCCTTCCAGTGTTTCAGCCGTCAGATTCAGCGCGAACAGGTCGTTCAAAGCCTTCAGCGCAAACGCCGCATCGGCCGAGCCACCGCCTAATCCAGCCCCGATAGGCACCACTTTATGCAGGTGCATCTGCACGGGCGGCAGCGCAAAATCGGCGCGCAGCAGCTCGTAGGCGCGGCGACACAGGTTGGTGGCCGGGTCGCCGGGCACCGGAATGCCGGTGAGGCTGAGCGTGGTTTCGGGGCCGGCGGCGGGCAGCACTTCCAGCGCATCGCACCACGGCAGCGGCACAAACACCGATTCGAGGTTGCGGAAACCGTCGGGGCGTAGTGCCGTGACGTAGAGGCCGAGGTTGAGTTTGGCGTTCGGAAAAACGAGCATGCGGCAGAAGCTTTTTGGGCCGGCCGCTGGTCTTCTCATCTACGCGAGGCGGCCAGGCCAGCAGAAGGCGCAAGCTAAAGCACAGAAGCGGAAGTCGCGCCGACGTGGCATTTCCTTCTATTTTTGACCTTTTCCCTTCTGTTCGCTTCACTGCTCCTATGTCCGTTGCTGAATCTGCTGGCTGGTACCGCCGCTGGGGCAAGCGCGCCCTGGATGTGCTGCTGGCCGCGCCGCTGCTGCTGCTGGCACTGCCGCTGCTGCTACCGGCTGCGGTGGCGCTGGCTGTGCAGAACGGCGGCCCCTGGCTGTTTCGGCAGTTGCGGCCAGGTCTACACGGGCGTCTTTTCCCGCTCTACAAGCTCCAGACCATGACTTCCGCCCACAACCAGCACGGCCAGTTACTGCCCGATGCCCAGCGCCTGCCGCGCCTGGGCCGCTGGCTGCGGGCCACCTCCCTCGACGAGCTACCGCAGCTCTGGAACGTGCTGCGCGGCGAAATCAGCCTGGTGGGTCCGCGGCCGCTGTTGCCGGAGTATCTGCCGCTGTACTCGCCAGAGCAGGCCCGCCGCCACGCGGTGCGGCCCGGTATTACGGGCTGGGCTCAGATAAATGGCCGCAATGCTATCAGCTGGGAGCAGAAATTCCAATACGACGTCTGGTATGTCGAACACCTGAGCATTGTGCTGGATCTGCGCATTCTGGCCCGCACGGCCGGCCGGGTACTGCGCGCCCACGATATCAGTGCCCCCGGCCACGTCACTACCGAGGCCTTCCGGGGCACTCCCTCCTCTTCCGACTCTTCCTCATGATGCCCGCTTCTACTCCTGTTATTGCACCAGACTCCGGCGAAAGGCTCCAGCCGTTGGTCATATTCGGGGCCGGCGGCCTGGGCCGCGAGGTGCTGGTGCTGGTACGTCAGATTAATGAGCAGCGCCCGACCTGGGAGCTGCTGGGCTTCTATGACGACGTGCGCCCCGCCACTGATACCATCAACGGCCTGCCCTATGTCGGCACCGCCGCTGACCTGAATGCCGCTCCCGCACCTCTGCACGTGGTGGTGGCAGTAGGAAGCAGCCAAGGGCGGGCGGCCGTGGTGGAACGGCTGAATTCACCCCAGCTTTCGTTTCCTACCCTTGTTCATCCCAGCGTAGCCTGGGCCCCGTATCAGCAGTTGCGAGTCGGGGCGGGCTGCATCATTAGTCAGGGCTGCATCCTGACGACGGATATCACGCTCGGCCGCCACGTGCTGCTCAACCTGGGCTGTACCATCGGCCATGATGCCGCGCTGGAAGATTTCTGCTCCCTGATGCCGCATGCCAACGTGGGCGGCGAAGCCTGCCTGGAAACCGGCGTGTATCTGGGAACCAATGCTACCGTTATCAATCGGGTGCGCGTGGGAGCCCGCACCATCATAGGGGCCGGAGCCGTGGCCGTGCGCGACCTGCCCGCCGACTGCACCGCTGTAGGCGTGCCGGCTCAGCGCATCAAGCAGCACGCACTGTAGTCTGAGGTCGGCCCGGCTTCTGGAAACGGGCGTTTTTGCTTCTTCTTTTTTACAGCCGGCTTTTGAGCAGAAGCGCCGGCAGCATGTTCCGGCTTCGGCCGCTGCTACCTTTGCCCTATGCGCAGCCAGGACCACGACCGAATCTATCTTTCTCCCCCGCACCTCGGCCGCCACGAGCTGAACTACCTGCACAAGGCCATCGAGGACAACTGGGTGGCGCCGGCCGGCCCTAACCTCACGGGGTTTGAGCGCGACATCTGCGAGTTTACCGGCGCGGCACACTGCGTCGCCCTTACGTCCGGTACCGCGGCTATTCATCTGGGGCTGAAGCTGCTTGGCGTTGGTCCCGGCGACGAAGTCCTCTGCCCTTCGTTTACGTTCGTAGCTACCGCCAACCCCATCGTTTATCTGGGAGCCAGCCCGGTTTTTATCGACAGTGAGGCTGAAACCTGGAATCTGTGCCCCGTGCGGCTGCGCGAAGCCATAGAGGACCGTATCCGGCGCGGCCAGCGGCCTAAAGCCCTGATCATCGTGCACCTGTACGGGATGCCCTGCAAGCTGCGCGAAATCCTGGCCATTGCGGCTGAGTTCGATATTCCGCTACTCGAAGATGCAGCTGAAGCGCTGGGCAGCCGCTACGACGGACAGCCGCTGGGCACTTTCGGAGCAGTCGGGGTATTCTCTTTCAACGGCAACAAAATCCTGACGACCAGCGGCGGCGGGGCTCTGGTGACCAACAACGCTGACTGGGACAAGAAAGCCCGTTTCTGGGCCACGCAGGCCAAAGACCCGGCACCGTATTACCAGCATTCCGAAATAGGCTACAACTACCGCCTCAGTAACCTACTGGCTGGCATCGGGCGCGGCCAGATGGAGCTGCTGGAAGACCGGGTGAAGCGCCGCCGCGAAATCTACAACTGGTACCAGGAGCACCTGAACGGCCTTCCCGGCTTGTCGTTTGGCCCTACCGAACCGGCCGGGGGACGCTCCAACCGCTGGCTCACCTGTGTGCTGCTGCGCCCGTCCGAAACCGCTGTTACGCCCGAACAGTTGCGCCTGCACCTCGAAACCCACAACATCGAAAGCCGCCCGCTCTGGAAGCCACTGCACCTACAGCCGCTTTTTGCTGCTGCTCCCATGTATGGCGGCGCGGTTTGTACCAATTTGTTTGAGCAGGGATTGTGCCTGCCTTCCGGTACTGCTATGACAGATACTGATTTGAAGCGAGTTGCGGATGCAGTGAAAGAAATGGCAACTGCTTCCTACAACTAAAATAGGCACAAACTCATTTCCACAAGTACATAAAGTTCAATTAGCAGTACTCCTGGCACAAAAGTCATCCTGGTTAGTTCAAAGCTTCCTGAGTCAGTATATAATTACTCATCAGCAAGCGCCTGCTGCAGGTCCGCCAGCAACTCCTCAATCGGCTCAATTCCAACTGAAAGCCGTACCAACCCTATCGTAATGCCCAGATCGGCCTGCTGCTCCGGTGTCAGGTAGCGGTGCGAAGTGCCCAGCGGATACGACAGGGACGAGTCGACGCCAGCCAGCGAAGGCGCAAACGGGAACCGCTTGCTCCGCTGCATGAAGCGGTTAACTACCGCTTCATCACCGGCCAGCAGTACGGACATCATTCCGCCAAAAAGCTCCTTTCCCTGCTCCCGCGCCAGCGCGTGCTGCGGGTGGTCGGGCAGGCCTGGGTAATACACAGCGCGCACGCCGGTCTGCTCCCGCAGAAATTCCGCTACGGCTAGCGCATTGTGGCTGTGCTCACGCATGCGCAGGCGCAGGGTTTTTAAGCCACGCATGGCCAACCAGCTTTCCATCGGGCTCAGCGTGAGGCCGTAGAGTACGCCAATCTGCTTGAGCCGGGCCGCCGTTTCTGCATCGGAAGCTACTACAGCGCCGGCCGTCACATCAGAGTGGCCCGCAATGTATTTCGTGACGCTGTGCAGCACGATATCTACGCCCAGTGCCAGCGGCTGCGTAATAACAGGCGTTGCAAACGTGTTATCTACCACCAGTTTCAGGCCCAGTTGGTGGCATTCGGCCGCCAGCCGGCGTAGGTCAGCCACACGCAACAAGGGGTTGCTCATGGTTTCGGCCAGCAGCAGGCGCGTGGTGGGCTGCACGAACTGCCGCAGGTCGTAGAGCTGCTCAAACGGCACGTACGTTACTGAAATACCCATTCGGCTCAGCTCATTGTTCAGCAACGACGACGAGCCGCCGTAGATATCCGCCGCACACAGCACATGGTCGCCGGCGCGGCAGCAGGCCAGCAGCGCCGCGAAAATGGCCGCCATGCCCGAGCCCGTGGCAATGGCCCCCGCCCCACCTTCCAGCCGGTTCACGGCCTCCGCTAGTTCATCAGAATTGGGGTTGCCGTTGCGCGAGTACAAGTAGCGGCTGCCCGGCTCCCCAAAGTATAGCTCCAGCTCATTCAGATCCTCAAACTTGAAAACAGACGTCTGATAGATCGGGGTAATCTTGGGGTGAATTTCCATGAAGCAAAGCTAGACAGTCGCCGGTAATAAGAGGCCAATAGACAAAGCGGAAGGCAATCAGGCTGCAGTACAGCCCACGGAATAGGAAAACAAAAAGCCTCTCCTGTAAAGGAAAGGCTTTTCATTTCAAGCTGAAACCGAGTTACGCCGAAGCGCCTTCGGCCAGCACGATTACGTTGTTGCGCAGCACTTCTACCACGCCGCCATCAATGTGGAAAGTAGTAGCGCCGCCGTTCAGCACGACGTTTCCTTCTTTCAGCGCCGAAATCAGTGGAGCGTGGTTGTTGAGAACCTCAAACAGACCATCGGTACCCGGAAACTGGGCCGACGTAACCTCGCCTTCAAATACTTTCCGGTCCGGCGTGATGATTTCCAGATGCATATGCTTGGTTGTTATTGTAAAGAGCTGATTGCCGGAGGCTGACTGATCAACAATCAGCCTCCGGCAATCAACAACCAATTACTTGGCTTCGGCTACCAGCTTCTCACCTTTGGCTACAGCATCTTCGATGTTGCCTACCAAGTTGAAAGCAGCTTCCGGCAGGTGGTCATGCTTGCCGTCGATGATTTCGTTGAAGCCGCGGATGGTATCCTTGATGTCAACGAGTACACCTTTCAGGCCCGTGAACTGCTCGGCTACGAAGAAGGGCTGCGACAGGAAGCGCTGCACGCGGCGGGCGCGGTTTACTACCTGCTTGTCCTCTTCGGAGAGTTCATCCATACCCAGGATGGCGATGATGTCCTGCAGTTCTTTGTAGCGCTGCAGAATCTCCTTCACGCGCTGAGCGGTGTTGTAGTG
This genomic window contains:
- a CDS encoding acetyltransferase, which codes for MMPASTPVIAPDSGERLQPLVIFGAGGLGREVLVLVRQINEQRPTWELLGFYDDVRPATDTINGLPYVGTAADLNAAPAPLHVVVAVGSSQGRAAVVERLNSPQLSFPTLVHPSVAWAPYQQLRVGAGCIISQGCILTTDITLGRHVLLNLGCTIGHDAALEDFCSLMPHANVGGEACLETGVYLGTNATVINRVRVGARTIIGAGAVAVRDLPADCTAVGVPAQRIKQHAL
- a CDS encoding trans-sulfuration enzyme family protein; the protein is MEIHPKITPIYQTSVFKFEDLNELELYFGEPGSRYLYSRNGNPNSDELAEAVNRLEGGAGAIATGSGMAAIFAALLACCRAGDHVLCAADIYGGSSSLLNNELSRMGISVTYVPFEQLYDLRQFVQPTTRLLLAETMSNPLLRVADLRRLAAECHQLGLKLVVDNTFATPVITQPLALGVDIVLHSVTKYIAGHSDVTAGAVVASDAETAARLKQIGVLYGLTLSPMESWLAMRGLKTLRLRMREHSHNALAVAEFLREQTGVRAVYYPGLPDHPQHALAREQGKELFGGMMSVLLAGDEAVVNRFMQRSKRFPFAPSLAGVDSSLSYPLGTSHRYLTPEQQADLGITIGLVRLSVGIEPIEELLADLQQALADE
- the atpC gene encoding ATP synthase F1 subunit epsilon — its product is MHLEIITPDRKVFEGEVTSAQFPGTDGLFEVLNNHAPLISALKEGNVVLNGGATTFHIDGGVVEVLRNNVIVLAEGASA
- a CDS encoding DMT family transporter, coding for MLKDYLRLHFIVLLWGFTAILGKLISVPPVELVFWRTLLAAAGLLGLLALRRQPWRMPAGEALRLLGVGALVAAHWITFFLAARLSSVSVCLAGMATLALWTSLLEPLLLWRRVRFYEVGLGLLTMVGLYIVAQAVYGHPAPAAKGAVSEQGQLLGLGVAVISAGLSALFSVLNSTLVKRYTPMRLTLYEMAGACLSIALFMPLYSRYFTEGRGLQLVLGGYDWLWMFLLAGACTVYAFSSSVELMKRISAFVVNLTINLEPVYGILLAVGMYTLRVPGFGQERLSTGFYIGTLVILLSVLIHPVLDQWNKRRQRKAEAAEAVV
- the tgt gene encoding tRNA guanosine(34) transglycosylase Tgt, whose product is MTFDLVANDPHTEARAGVVHTAHGAIETPIFMPVGTAGTVKAVQQRDLKNDVQAQIILGNTYHLYLRPGLDVLRQAGGLHKFNGWDRPILTDSGGYQVYSLSGTRKIKEEGVKFRSHIDGSQHLFSPEGVMDIQRTIGADIIMAFDECTPWPCEYDYAARSLDMTHRWLKRCIQRFDSTEGHYGYQQTLFPIVQGSTFKDLRVKSAEFIAEQGREGNAIGGLSVGEPADMMYEMTELVCDILPKDKPRYLMGVGTPANILENIALGVDMFDCVMPTRNARNGMLFTTQGIMNVTNRKWETDFEPIDAELGGYVSTFYSRSYVRHLFQSKEMLGPQIASVHNLTFYLWLVKQARQQILAGTFREWKEKMVKQVMTRL
- a CDS encoding DegT/DnrJ/EryC1/StrS family aminotransferase, yielding MRSQDHDRIYLSPPHLGRHELNYLHKAIEDNWVAPAGPNLTGFERDICEFTGAAHCVALTSGTAAIHLGLKLLGVGPGDEVLCPSFTFVATANPIVYLGASPVFIDSEAETWNLCPVRLREAIEDRIRRGQRPKALIIVHLYGMPCKLREILAIAAEFDIPLLEDAAEALGSRYDGQPLGTFGAVGVFSFNGNKILTTSGGGALVTNNADWDKKARFWATQAKDPAPYYQHSEIGYNYRLSNLLAGIGRGQMELLEDRVKRRREIYNWYQEHLNGLPGLSFGPTEPAGGRSNRWLTCVLLRPSETAVTPEQLRLHLETHNIESRPLWKPLHLQPLFAAAPMYGGAVCTNLFEQGLCLPSGTAMTDTDLKRVADAVKEMATASYN
- a CDS encoding sugar transferase; protein product: MSVAESAGWYRRWGKRALDVLLAAPLLLLALPLLLPAAVALAVQNGGPWLFRQLRPGLHGRLFPLYKLQTMTSAHNQHGQLLPDAQRLPRLGRWLRATSLDELPQLWNVLRGEISLVGPRPLLPEYLPLYSPEQARRHAVRPGITGWAQINGRNAISWEQKFQYDVWYVEHLSIVLDLRILARTAGRVLRAHDISAPGHVTTEAFRGTPSSSDSSS
- a CDS encoding LptF/LptG family permease gives rise to the protein MRILDKYILQKFLTAFFFTVVVLVMVICVIDFTEKNDDFIQHNLGAWQIITEYYVNLFPYYANLLSPITVFIAVVFVTAQLAARTEIVAILASGVSFKRLLVPYMMGSLVLGIITMALTGWIIPYANKTRVEFERKYIKNPYRFSGRNVHIKVGPKSYAFMESYDNVNNVGYKFALETIEGTLLKRRLTAEAITWDSTKRAWRLTPQLVRTIQGQKETLLSLPARDTTLNLYPKDFASTYRLSETLTLPELNKFIQQKIDRGAADTQIYLSEKYERYAYPYAIFILTIIGVIMSARKSRAGVGGQIALGFVLAFVFIIFVILSRNFAQVGSLSPLLAAWIPSIVFTGIGLMLYRVVPR
- a CDS encoding glycosyltransferase; translated protein: MSFDFSPAIWLLLACVLVQLYYAAYYFLPFASRPPEPEPGEAAAQPVSVLVCAHNELENLRRLLPLLLTQEYPAGFEIVLIDDRSDDDTFLYVQQLAQYYPNVRLVTVDRTPAGLAPKKYALTLGIKTARYPQLLFTDADCIPATSHWISRMQHGFRQPADMVLGYSAYAPEEGFLNKLIRFETLLTGGQYLSFAWRGKPYMGVGRNLAYTRQVFTSTKGFASHIRSLSGDDDLLVQDAVARGARVAVVAEPDAHTLSEPSHTWKAWWRQKRRHLSAGRSYRFSDRLRLGNFIGSNLLFYGVSIPLLFSRPDWIPLAGLWVVRTAIVCFTYQRLSRRLDDPLPVALLPMLDVVYFFYYLALGMSLFLYRNLRWK
- the ispE gene encoding 4-(cytidine 5'-diphospho)-2-C-methyl-D-erythritol kinase, which translates into the protein MLVFPNAKLNLGLYVTALRPDGFRNLESVFVPLPWCDALEVLPAAGPETTLSLTGIPVPGDPATNLCRRAYELLRADFALPPVQMHLHKVVPIGAGLGGGSADAAFALKALNDLFALNLTAETLEGYARRLGSDCAFFIQNKPVFAYEKGDVFEDISLNLTGTACKVVYPGLHVSTAEAYSRVMPRPPRHELRTALAQPLETWRDTVSNDFEDALTPFYPVLGEIKRKLYDAGAAYASLSGSGSAVYGLFPGQEQPPKLNLPTEYLVWDGRL